The Mucilaginibacter gracilis genomic interval AGCTGGCTTTCCAGTATAATGATACTTACAGCGAAAACGTACATAGCTACGTAAACAATATCAATACCATTGAGGGTGGTACACACGTAGCAGGTTTCCGCCGTGGGTTAACCCGTACTTTAAAGGCTTATGCCGATAAATCGGGATTGTTGAAAAACATGAAGGTTGAAATTACAGGTGATGATTTCCGCGAGGGATTAACTGCTGTAATTTCGGTAAAAGTACAGGAGCCGCAATTTGAAGGGCAAACCAAGGGTAAGTTGGGTAACAACGAAGTGATGGGCGCCGTTGATATGGCTGTTGGCGAAATATTGGGTAACTTTTTAGAAGAAAACCCTAAGGAAGCCAAGTTAATTGTTGGTAAAGTTATTATTGCAGCGCAGGCACGTGCTGCGGCCCGTAAGGCCCGCGAAATGGTGCAGCGTAAAAACGTAATGGGCGGTTCGGGCTTACCTGGTAAACTGGCCGATTGCGCCAATAGCGATCCGGCCGTTTGTGAATTGTACCTAGTGGAAGGTGACTCGGCGGGTGGTACCGCCAAAATGGGCCGTAACCGCGAATACCAGGCTATTTTGCCATTACGTGGTAAAATACTGAACGTGGAGAAAGCCATGGAACACAAAATTTACGAGAACGAAGAAATCAAGAACATGTTTACCGCTCTGGGCGTAAGCATAGGCACCGTTGATGATGTGAAAGCATTGAACCTTGATAAACTGCGTTACCACAAAATTGTTATCATGACGGATGCCGACGTTGATGGTAGCCACATTACAACATTGATTCTTACTTTCTTCTTCCGGTATATGAAAGCCTTGGTTGAAAACGGCTATGTATACATTGCGTCGCCACCGTTATACCTGGTTAAAAAAGGTAAAGATCAGGAATATTGCTGGACCGAAGACCAACGCCTAAACGCCATACAGCGTTTAAAGGGTGCCGGTAAAGAAGATAGCGTACACGTACAACGTTATAAAGGTTTGGGTGAGATGAATGCCATACAACTATGGGACACTACCATGAACCCCGAAACCCGCACCCTGCGCCGCGCTACAATAGATAACGCAGCCGAATGCGACCATACTTTCTCCATGCTAATGGGAGATGAGGTTGCCCCGCGCCGCGAGTTTATTGAAAAAAATGCCAAATACGCAAGGATAGATATTTAAGGCTTCCGCGGAAACCGAACATATTTAAAACCCATATAAATATTATTTATTACAAGCCAGGCTCACGCCTGGCTTTTCTATTTTTGTAGTATTACATTTAATTATCGGGCGGACACCCTAACTTGATTGCATTTTGCAAATAGTAAAATGTAATATTTGGTGTAATATGCTGCAATCGTTTGCATAAGTTATATATATTTAGCCTAAATTTTTTTAATGATGAGAATCAAAAAAGGTGTAATAACTGCTGCGGCTCGCGGGCAGAGGTTGTATCCTGTTGCGGATACCGTTCAAAAGGCAATGCTCCCCGTTATTGATATTGACGGTTTGCACAAGCCTGTTATACAAATAATTGCAGAAGAGGCCTTTGCAAGTGGGATTGAAGAAATATGTGTGGTTTGTGCACCCGGGGATGGCGAAAGGTATGTAAGTTCGTTTACCTCTTTACGCGATAACTTGCTGAGTTCGTACAACAGTATCGACTGGGCGAAAAAACAGGCAGAGGGTATAGATTACTTTTTAAATCATATCCAATTTGTTGAGCAAACGGAGCCGCTGGGCTACGGTCACTCGGTTTATTGTGCCAGAGAATTTGTTAATAACGAACCCTTCTTGCTGCTTTTGGGCGATTATCTTTACATATCGGCCTTGCAAAAACGCTGTGCCGCCCAGTTGCTTGAACTGGCAGCACAAGAAAACTGTTCGGTATCAGCCTCTAACCCTACAATAGAACATCAGATTGGCCGCTACGGCACCTTAACAGGTAAACAGGTAGCCAATACCAGTGGAATTTATGAAATAGAAAAGATAATTGAAAAGCCATCACTGAGTTTGGCCGAACTGGAACTATCAACCCCCGGCTTGCGTGTGGGCTACTACCTCTGTTTTTTTGGGATGCATGTATTTACACCGGTTATTTTCGATTTGCTACAAAAGCAGATAGAAAATAAAAACTACCTGTTAACGCCTGCTTTGCAGGAACTGGCTTCGGTAGATCGATATCTTTCGCTCGAAGTGAAGGGTAAACGTTATGATTTGAGCCGGAAAAATGGTTTGTTACGTGCGCAAATAGCCCTTGGCCTTGCCGGCGAAGCACACGACGAAACGCTCACCACATTGGTTGAAGCCTTAGCCGAGGCAAACGAATTAAAAAAATAAGCTGTTCAAAATGAATCTTTTCGTCCACACCATAACCTCCACAGATCCTAAGGTACGTAATCAGTCGTTTTACCAGCTTGCGGGTCAACTCAAATCAGATGAGCTTTTAAAAGCCTTGCTCGAACTGGATACCTTCCGTAAAGAAACCCTCAATTTATATGATAAGGTAAGGGCTATTTTGTTTTTGTACGCAGGTTTCAGGTTTTTTTTGGTCAAATCTCAAAATACACCCGTAACCGGTAAAATTCCGTATCATGGCTTTGAGGACTTGCTTGCACGGAGGTTTGAGCATGCCATCAGTGTTTTTTTAACTGAATTAAAAGTTTCGGGCCCAAGTGCAACATTGTACAGCGCGTTGGCCGAGGCCTATCATAATTTATCGTTCCAAATTTTGGCCGATCAGGTGCGCAAAAGTGTGCGTGCAAGCAAGGGCAACCAATGGATGTTTCGTGTGGGGCACCAGGAAGAACATCCGGTACGCATTCATCCACAATTGCTTATCCTTAAAGATAATACTATTTTTTATCCCATCCTGCACGAAAATACATCAGTACGGATGGACCTTACGCATAGCGGATGGTCGGATATTTTTTTCCTCGGGATGGATTACCCCGAAGGAGCACGTGTAATTAACCTCTCTATAGATCTTGGTGTTTTTGGCCGGGATAAGGAGATAAGGCCACCCCTGCACAGTTACCTGCGGGTAATTCCGGAGCCGGTTATCCGCGTAACCAGTATTGATCTTAATACAACTAAAGATATTACAGATCTGGCCGATTTATTCAATTTCGGGAATGATTACCTAAGTCTCATCAAAGCAGGTATTATTGCTTCAGGGTTTATTCCACCTTCTTTCGAAGGTACCAACCAATCCTTGCCCGGTATATTGGCCCAAATTATTGCGCCTGGGATGGGTATAGAATTGGTTACACGCGTTAATGATATTCCTAAAGGTTCGCGTTTCGCTGTCTCCACAAATCTGCTTGGTTCCATCATTAGTTTATTGATGCGGGCAACCGGGCAAACCCAAAAACTGGAAGGCGGTTTAATTGAGACCGAGCGGCGTTTGGTTGCGTCGCGCGCTATATTGGGTGAGTGGATTGGCGGCTCGGGCGGCGGCTGGCAGGATTCGGGCGGTGTTTGGCCCGGTATCAAAGCTATTCAGGGCACGTTTGCGCAGGTTGGCGATCCTGAATACAACATCAGCAAGGGAACGTTACTACCCCGTCATCAAATTTTAGAGGGCGAACAGGTAGGCGCTCAAATGGCCGAAAAAATAATGAATTCGTTAGTGCTGATGCACGGCGGTATGGCATCAAACGTGGGTCCTATTTTGGAAATGGTGACCGAAAAATACCTGCTCCGCGGCGAGCAGGAATGGCACGCCCGCCAGCAAACCAATTTAATATTTGATAATATATTGGCAGCCATTAAAGACGGCGACATCAAAAAGCTGGCTACCAATACCGAAAATAACTTTAACGGCCCTATTAAGGCCATTATCCCCTGGGCAACAACCTATTTTACCGAACAGATTATCGAAAAAGCTAAAAAACAATTTGGCGAAAATTATTACGGTTTTTTGATGCTCGGCGGCATGTCGGGCGGGGGGATGGGTATGTTTGTGAACCCGGATAAGTATCAGGATTATAAACAGGCTGTACTCGATATTTTGCAAACTACCAAAAACGAATTATCCGATTCATTGCCCTTTGCCATGCAACCCGTGGTTTATAACTGGAGCATTAACCAGCATGGTACATGGAGCAATTTGTTACATGGTTACGATGCCCTGATGCCGGAGCAATACTATGCGATACATGTTTCGGAAATGGTGCGGAAAGAGCCCGCGTCTATCAACTATATCAGGCGAGCCGAGGTTGACCGGTTTACTACTTATTGCGAACAAAATAACCTGGCCTATCCTCTGTTGCGCACCATTATCAGCAATTTGTTTAAAGTGTCCGACCCGGCATCTCATGGGGGGCGCAGGGCCGAAGATGACAAAGCCGATCTGATCAAAAAGATGAACGGGTTCGACCATATTCAGCATGAAGAAATCAGGGAGCAGTTGCAAAAGGGGCAAATTAGTTTACTAAACAACCGGTTACCAATTGAGACCAGCATAGAAGATGTGTTGCCTACCGATGTTGTTAACTATGAAAACCTTTCACCGGGCAAAAAAAGGGGAGAAGAAGCCCTGCGTAATGGCAAGGTTGCCGTAATGAGCCTTGCCGCGGGAGTTGGCAGCCGGTGGACAAAAGGGGCCGGTGTAATTAAAGCACTCAACCCGTTTGTGGTATTGCAAGGTAGCCATCGTAGCTTTTTGGAGATACACCTGGCCAAAACACGTAAAGCTGCCGGCCAATATCATACCACTATTCCGCATATTGTTGCCACAAGTTATCTAACGCATCAGGCCATCCGTAAAAAGTTACACCAAGCCCATAATTATGGGTATAGCGGAAAGGTATTGCTGTCCGAGGGCCGGTCTATCGGTCAGCGTTACATCCCAACCGAGCGCGATTTGCGTTTTATGTGGGAGGAAATGCCTCAGGAACTTCTGGATGATAACAAACAGAAAGTTTTAGAAGCGGTACGATCAAGCATGATAGAATGGGCGAAGCGAAAGGGCGAAGCCACCGATTACGAGGACAATATTGCCGCACAACGTTTTTCGCCCCTTGGGCACTGGTACGAGATATCAAACCTTTTACGTAACGGTACCCTGGCAGAGCTTTTGAAAACCGACCCGCAATTGAAAACCATTATGCTGCATAATATTGATACGCTTGGCGCGGATGTTGATTTGAGTATTTTGGGGTATCATTTGGAATCGGGCAATGCGCTCACCTTTGAGGTGATACCGCGCCGCATTGAAGATCAGGGCGGCGGTTTGGCACGTGTAAACGGCCATGTAAGGCTGATGGAGGGCTTGGCGCAGCCACGTGAAGAGGACGAACTTGGCCTGAGCTATTATAACACCATGACCACCTGGATACAGATAGACCCTTTGCTAAAACTGTTTGGGCTAAGCCGCGAGGACCTTCAAAAAGCCGACGAAGCTGTTTTAGCCAAAGCAGTAAGAAGTATTGCCAAACGAATGCCAACCTATGTAACCATTAAAGATGTTAAGTACCGCTGGGGCCATGGGCAGGAAGATATTTACCCTGTTGCACAAATTGAAAAATTATGGAGCGACATGTCGTCTCTTACCAATATCCAATGCGGCTACGTTGTTGTACCCCGTTTCCGAGGCCAGCAAATGAAGGATCCGGCGCAATTAGATTCGTGGGTTACCGATGGCGGTAAGGACTTTGTGGATAGTTTATGCCACTTTGAGTAGCTATTTGGGGTTAAGTTAATATTTAAGTTTCTCCCGTTTTGGATTTATTACATCTTGTAATAAATCCTTGTTTTTTTGATTT includes:
- a CDS encoding UTP--glucose-1-phosphate uridylyltransferase, whose amino-acid sequence is MMRIKKGVITAAARGQRLYPVADTVQKAMLPVIDIDGLHKPVIQIIAEEAFASGIEEICVVCAPGDGERYVSSFTSLRDNLLSSYNSIDWAKKQAEGIDYFLNHIQFVEQTEPLGYGHSVYCAREFVNNEPFLLLLGDYLYISALQKRCAAQLLELAAQENCSVSASNPTIEHQIGRYGTLTGKQVANTSGIYEIEKIIEKPSLSLAELELSTPGLRVGYYLCFFGMHVFTPVIFDLLQKQIENKNYLLTPALQELASVDRYLSLEVKGKRYDLSRKNGLLRAQIALGLAGEAHDETLTTLVEALAEANELKK
- a CDS encoding UTP--glucose-1-phosphate uridylyltransferase; translation: MNLFVHTITSTDPKVRNQSFYQLAGQLKSDELLKALLELDTFRKETLNLYDKVRAILFLYAGFRFFLVKSQNTPVTGKIPYHGFEDLLARRFEHAISVFLTELKVSGPSATLYSALAEAYHNLSFQILADQVRKSVRASKGNQWMFRVGHQEEHPVRIHPQLLILKDNTIFYPILHENTSVRMDLTHSGWSDIFFLGMDYPEGARVINLSIDLGVFGRDKEIRPPLHSYLRVIPEPVIRVTSIDLNTTKDITDLADLFNFGNDYLSLIKAGIIASGFIPPSFEGTNQSLPGILAQIIAPGMGIELVTRVNDIPKGSRFAVSTNLLGSIISLLMRATGQTQKLEGGLIETERRLVASRAILGEWIGGSGGGWQDSGGVWPGIKAIQGTFAQVGDPEYNISKGTLLPRHQILEGEQVGAQMAEKIMNSLVLMHGGMASNVGPILEMVTEKYLLRGEQEWHARQQTNLIFDNILAAIKDGDIKKLATNTENNFNGPIKAIIPWATTYFTEQIIEKAKKQFGENYYGFLMLGGMSGGGMGMFVNPDKYQDYKQAVLDILQTTKNELSDSLPFAMQPVVYNWSINQHGTWSNLLHGYDALMPEQYYAIHVSEMVRKEPASINYIRRAEVDRFTTYCEQNNLAYPLLRTIISNLFKVSDPASHGGRRAEDDKADLIKKMNGFDHIQHEEIREQLQKGQISLLNNRLPIETSIEDVLPTDVVNYENLSPGKKRGEEALRNGKVAVMSLAAGVGSRWTKGAGVIKALNPFVVLQGSHRSFLEIHLAKTRKAAGQYHTTIPHIVATSYLTHQAIRKKLHQAHNYGYSGKVLLSEGRSIGQRYIPTERDLRFMWEEMPQELLDDNKQKVLEAVRSSMIEWAKRKGEATDYEDNIAAQRFSPLGHWYEISNLLRNGTLAELLKTDPQLKTIMLHNIDTLGADVDLSILGYHLESGNALTFEVIPRRIEDQGGGLARVNGHVRLMEGLAQPREEDELGLSYYNTMTTWIQIDPLLKLFGLSREDLQKADEAVLAKAVRSIAKRMPTYVTIKDVKYRWGHGQEDIYPVAQIEKLWSDMSSLTNIQCGYVVVPRFRGQQMKDPAQLDSWVTDGGKDFVDSLCHFE
- the gyrB gene encoding DNA topoisomerase (ATP-hydrolyzing) subunit B codes for the protein MSEENEDINEEQVNKPEEKEDKSTYNADNIQVLEGLEAVRKRPSMYIGDTGAKGLHHLVYEVVDNSIDEALAGHCDTINVFIHEGNSITVIDNGRGIPTGINKKENKSALEIVMTVLHAGGKFDKDTYKVSGGLHGVGVSCVNALSTHMKTLVYREGKIFTQEYEKGKPMFEVKEIGVSDHTGTTQTFQPDPEIFTLTLEYKYETLAGRLRELSFLNKGIKLTLTDERVVNEDGSFLNEVFFSEGGLQEFVAYLDSTRTSIIPEPIYLDGIKNGIPVELAFQYNDTYSENVHSYVNNINTIEGGTHVAGFRRGLTRTLKAYADKSGLLKNMKVEITGDDFREGLTAVISVKVQEPQFEGQTKGKLGNNEVMGAVDMAVGEILGNFLEENPKEAKLIVGKVIIAAQARAAARKAREMVQRKNVMGGSGLPGKLADCANSDPAVCELYLVEGDSAGGTAKMGRNREYQAILPLRGKILNVEKAMEHKIYENEEIKNMFTALGVSIGTVDDVKALNLDKLRYHKIVIMTDADVDGSHITTLILTFFFRYMKALVENGYVYIASPPLYLVKKGKDQEYCWTEDQRLNAIQRLKGAGKEDSVHVQRYKGLGEMNAIQLWDTTMNPETRTLRRATIDNAAECDHTFSMLMGDEVAPRREFIEKNAKYARIDI